The sequence ACCCGAGGTCGTCCGGAAGAAAGGGAATTAGCGGTGCATCAGGGAGCGGTTTGGCCATGGTTACTGCAGTTTTTTGTTGAGGGATACCTAAAAATCCATAAGCGTGGAGGACTACCATTTGTGAAGCAGATTGTAGAAAGTTTTGAAGCAGAAATGACAGAACACTGTATTGGTAACATCCCCGAGCTCTTCGATGGCGATCCGCCGCATATTGGTCGGGGAGCGATATCGCAGGCCTGGAACGTAGCCGGTGTTTTATATGCATTAAATATGGTGCAGAATTATTCGGAGTAGAAGAATCGATTCTTTTCGGTTTGTATGGATTACAACATTAATCGATTAAAATTTTAGAAGCAGATGAAGGTATTAATGTTTGGATGGGAGTTTCCTCCCCACATTTCAGGTGGACTGGGAACAGCATGTTATGGATTAACAAAAGGAATGTCGGAACTGGATGACATTGAAGTGACTTTTGTGGTACCAAAAGCTTTTGGCGACGAAGACCAGGAGCGCATGAAACTCATCGGGGCAAATACTATTCCTGTTAACCGAAAGACAGTTCATTTCAATTCGGATACAAAATCAATGGAATACCTGGAAGTAGATTCACCACTACTACCTTATGTTACCGAAGATGAATTTTGGCAGTTGAAAAGCCGGCGTTATTCCAATAAAACCAAATTTGTAGAAACCGACGATCAATCAAAAATAAATTTCAGCGGTGGCTACGGCCCCGATCTTTTAAAAGAGATTCGTGAGTATGCTTTGGTGGCGCAATTGATTGCCGAAGAAAATGAGTGTGACATAATACATGCGCACGACTGGCTAACTTATCCTGCCGGAATAGCAGCTCGCGAAGCATGCCGCAAACCTTTGGTTATTCACGTTCATGCTACTGAGTTTGATAGAAGTGGTGGCGATGTAAATCCGAAAGTTTATGCCATTGAACGCGAGGGCATGGAAGCCGCCGATAAAATAATTACAGTGAGTAACCTCACGCGTAAGATTGTCATTGAGAAATACGGGATAAATCCTGATAAAGTAGTCACGGTTTATAATGCAGTAGAATCGGTAGAAAACGAAAAGGGTAGTTTGCCACCAAAAGGAGTTAACGACAAGGTTGTGACTTTTTTGGGGCGTATTACCATGCAAAAAGGACCCGGCTATTTTATTGAGGCAGCAAACCTTGTGTTGAAAAAAATGCAGAATGCACGTTTTGTAATGGCCGGAAGTGGCGATATGATGAATGAAATGGTTACGCGTACTGCCGAACTGGGAATAAGCGATCGTTTTCATTTTACCGGCTTTTTGAAAGGCAACGATGTGAATGATTTGTTTAATATGACCGATGTTTTTGTTATGCCTTCAGTTTCAGAGCCTTTTGGAATAGTACCGCTTGAAGCTATGCAACTGAATGTGCCGGTTATAATTTCCAAGCAGTCGGGAGTGGCCGAAATATTAAAACATGCCATAAAAATTGATTTTTGGGATACCTATGCGATGGCTGATGCTATTTATGGTGTTTTAAATTATGCTTCGCTGGCCAACTATTTTAAAAGCGAAGGCAAAAGTGAGGTAAATGCACTAAAATGGATTCATTCGGCCAATGAGGTTAGAAAAGTTTACCTGAATACATTGCAACAAAATTAACCCATTGATTATGAAGCAGATTTGTTTATTTTTTCAGATACATCAACCATTCAGGCACCGCCGTTACCGTTTTTTTGATATCGGTAACGATCATTATTATTACGACGATTATTCAAACGAAAGTATTGTTAGCAAAATAGCAAATACATGCTACCTGCCTGCAAATAAGTTATTATTGGAACTGGCGGAAAAATATGGTAAGAAGTTTAAAGTTGCTTTCTCGATAACCGGTGTAGCACTGGAACAGTTTGAACTTTATGCTCCCGAGGTGATTAAATCGTTTCAGAAACTGGCAAAAACCGGGTGCGTTGAGTTTTTAGCCGAAACATATTCACATTCGCTGAGCAGTTTAAAAGACATGGATTCTTTTGCCGACCAGGTGAAAAGGCACGATGAGCAGTTGGTTCGTTTATTCGGGCAGAAACCCAAAGTGTTCCGAAACACCGAAATGATTTACTCCGATGAGATTGGCGAACGGGTAGCTAAAATGGGCTACTCGGCCATGTTAACCGAAGGCGCAAAGCACATATTAGGTTGGAAAAGTCCTAATTTTTTGTACGTAAATGCCATTAATCCGCGCTTAAAAATTTTAATGCGGAATTACAAAATGAGTGATGATATTGCATTTCGTTTTTCTGATAACAAATGGGATAAATACCCGCTAACAGCAGAGAAATTTGTAGGTTGGCTTGAAGACGCGGCAGATGAAGAAGAGATTGTTAATTTGTTTTTGGGTTACGATACATTCGGAAACCGTCAACCAAAAGAGAGTGGCATTTTCGAATTTCTAAAAGCAGCGTCAGAACAAATAATTGATAGTAAATGCCTTACGTTTTCTACACCATCAGAAGCGGCCGAAGAACTTCAGCCGGTTTCGGCGGTTAGTGTTCCGCATCCTATTTCATGGTCGGATGAGGAGCGTGATTTAAGTGCATGGCTTGGAAATGGGATGCAAAAAGAAGCTTTTGGAAAGCTTTACGACATGAAAGCACAAATGGCTAAATGTTCAGATCCAAAGCTCCAGAAGGACTGGAACTACATGCAGGCCAGCGACCATTTTTTTTACATGTCGACAAAATTTTTCTCCAATGGAGATCCCCATAGTGCATACAGTAATTTCGACTCGCCTTATGAAGCCTTCATAAATTATATGAATGTATTAAGCGATTTCAAAATCCGGCTGAATGCAAATGTTCCTGAGAGTGAAGTGGAGAATGAAATAGCGTCGCTTCACCGCCTTTTGGAAGAAAAAGAAGAAAAAATTAGGAAGATGGAGGAAAATCTGCGTCGTTTACAGAAAATAAAGAAGCAAAAAAGCAGTACCAGAAAGAAAAAATAGGCAATCTGCATCCAACATTAAATTCGCTTAACCAAAATTGTAGAAAATACAAATTATAGAAATGATAATTTATTTTTGCAGCTCGTTATAAGAGATTTAGCGATTGCAGCTTACTTGGCGAAGACTGCATATAACTATTAAAATGGAAAAAATGGGAAATGGAAAATTTATAAAAAACCCGGTTGTTGAAGAGCCGGTATGGAAACGGATTATTGTAGAATCTAATGTTCCGGAGAACCTTTCTCCACTTCGCGATCTGTCGAAAAACCTTTGGTGGGTTTGGAATACTGAAGCACGTGAATTATTCCAGCATATTGATGCTGAAATTTGGGAAGAATGTGCGCACAACCCGATTGTATTGCTCGACCAGGTGAGTTACAATCGATTTCGAGAATTGGAACGCGACGAAATGTTCGTTGCCCGCATGCATGAAGTATATGCAAAGTTCAATCAATACCTCGAAGAAAGAAAAAATCTTGATGGACCAGAGATTGCTTACTTCAGTATGGAGTATGGATTGCACGACAGCTTAAAGATATTTTCAGGAGGTTTAGGAATTCTTGCAGGCGACTACCTGAAGGAAGCCAGCGATATGAAAACAAACCTTGTTGCCGTAGGATTGCTGTATCGATATGGTTATTTTAAACAAAACCTGAATTTGCATGGAGAACAGATGGCCATTTATGATGCCCAACAGTTTTCTAAAATCCCTGTTCAACCGGCTCTTGATGCCAATGGCGAATGGGTGAGAGTTGAAGTGCAATATCCCGGAAGAAATGTGATCGGACGTGTTTGGCAAACCAACGTTGGTTCGGTAAAACTGTTTTTACTTGATACCGATCACCACGAAAATAGCGATGCCGACCGTTTTGTTACTCACCATTTATACGGTGGCGATAACGAAAACCGTTTAAAACAGGAAATGTTACTCGGCTTAGGAGGTATTCAGGCATTGAACAAACTGGGATACAACTCAGATGTATATCACTGTAACGAAGGACACGCAGCTTTTATTGGTATTGAGCGAATTGCCAATATGATGGCAGGTGAAAAACTTTCGTATAGCGAGGCAAAAGAAGTGGTTAATGCATCAACTGTATTTACTACGCACACACCTGTTCCGGCAGGTCACGATTCTTTCCACAACGACCTTTTCCGTCATTACATGGATTTCTTTCCGGCAAAGCTTGGATTGAGTTGGGAAGATTTTGAAATGCTGGGAAAAGCCAGGGCCGGAGAAGATCATTTTAATATGAGCTATCTGGCGAGCAACTTGTCGCAGGGAATAAATGGCGTTAGTATGTTACACGGCGATGTAAGTAAAGCCGTGCTGAAAGATCTTTATCATGGTTACATGGAAGAAGAGCTGGAGATTGGTTAC comes from uncultured Draconibacterium sp. and encodes:
- a CDS encoding glycoside hydrolase family 57 protein, which codes for MKQICLFFQIHQPFRHRRYRFFDIGNDHYYYDDYSNESIVSKIANTCYLPANKLLLELAEKYGKKFKVAFSITGVALEQFELYAPEVIKSFQKLAKTGCVEFLAETYSHSLSSLKDMDSFADQVKRHDEQLVRLFGQKPKVFRNTEMIYSDEIGERVAKMGYSAMLTEGAKHILGWKSPNFLYVNAINPRLKILMRNYKMSDDIAFRFSDNKWDKYPLTAEKFVGWLEDAADEEEIVNLFLGYDTFGNRQPKESGIFEFLKAASEQIIDSKCLTFSTPSEAAEELQPVSAVSVPHPISWSDEERDLSAWLGNGMQKEAFGKLYDMKAQMAKCSDPKLQKDWNYMQASDHFFYMSTKFFSNGDPHSAYSNFDSPYEAFINYMNVLSDFKIRLNANVPESEVENEIASLHRLLEEKEEKIRKMEENLRRLQKIKKQKSSTRKKK
- a CDS encoding glycosyltransferase family 4 protein, coding for MKVLMFGWEFPPHISGGLGTACYGLTKGMSELDDIEVTFVVPKAFGDEDQERMKLIGANTIPVNRKTVHFNSDTKSMEYLEVDSPLLPYVTEDEFWQLKSRRYSNKTKFVETDDQSKINFSGGYGPDLLKEIREYALVAQLIAEENECDIIHAHDWLTYPAGIAAREACRKPLVIHVHATEFDRSGGDVNPKVYAIEREGMEAADKIITVSNLTRKIVIEKYGINPDKVVTVYNAVESVENEKGSLPPKGVNDKVVTFLGRITMQKGPGYFIEAANLVLKKMQNARFVMAGSGDMMNEMVTRTAELGISDRFHFTGFLKGNDVNDLFNMTDVFVMPSVSEPFGIVPLEAMQLNVPVIISKQSGVAEILKHAIKIDFWDTYAMADAIYGVLNYASLANYFKSEGKSEVNALKWIHSANEVRKVYLNTLQQN